CTTGTTACCATAGGTGCCTGATGGAACGCACAAACATTTGTTACAACAGAGGTTGCAGAACATCAAACATGCTTTCCTATGATAGTCGGCCTTGGAACATCGATAGTCACATGCCGCAGGGCAATCTGTCAGGGAAAAGCATCACATTAATAAGCTACTAATTAGTAACATagacaacaaaaaggtgaaagggGTGAGTCCAATAAGTTTGGATCCCACCATTCCTTATGTTGGGTTCGTCAATTTGCGCACTAACATGGaaaattttaatagtttgataaAATATTGATAGCCAGATATTCGTTGCAGATATGTCCCAACATGTGACTATTGAcgtttgatcaattttttcttttttatattagtTAACCACTTGACAAATTAACCATTAGAATGTATGGTTTGGATTAAATCACGAAACTTAAAAATTAGCTCCGGTtgaacacacaaaacaaaagccATGTCCAAGAAAAATGGGTTAAACAGCATAACTTGATTCAGGTAGAATATGTGAAAACATATGAGTTTTGGAAAAAATGGATTCATGTAATCAACTCCAAATAAGGATAACTCAGGATAAAGAGGAAAAGACATTGAATGTAAATATATTTTCCatcaataataatattttttctgtAATGGTTGGGTGTGACGGTTCGGATCTGTTAGGGTAGGTTTTGAGTTTCTTTGGGCCGGGATTTCTTGATGTATCTAGACTTTAGGCCTTTTGGGATGTTTATGTTGTTCATTGCTTTTATCTGGGCACTTTAGGCCCTTAGGTTGTATTGGGCTTTGTCGCTCTGGCTGTACGGTTCTAACTTTTGGTTGGACTCTCTTCCCCtaataaattgttacttttgccaatagaaaaatagtaataatttcttttctatttttgagGGACCCTACCAACTTTTGATGGATATGGCTAGTAAATGGaaggtagaatttttttttttacagaacaAAAAAGGTGTAAGTAGAAGGTCTGCTTGAGGGCATGGGTTATTTCTTGTTTccctctcctttttgtttttccttttataagtgtgttttttttttcttcctgcaatgttaacattttttttgacattatgCTACGTGCAGGTTATTTGATGACATTGAAGACATCATTCGACCGTGATGAAGGGAACttcttttgacattttttttttttgacattatgTTAGTGATTGGTTGCATAATAACTTATGTGGATGAGATAATgtaatataaatttttgaaaatttatgtaTTTGATAGTTTTAATGGGTTCGTGTTATGGATTAGTACTGAATTTTGAAGTTTTGCCATCCTATTTTGTAGTATTTGTTAATCGTTGGCATACAATGGTTGCAAGTTTTTATAGTATACAGAAATTCCCTGTATTAttagacccaaaaaaaaggagaaaaaggaagaaatctACTAGGAAAACTTTTCCTGACGTTTAACTAAACGTTGGTAATGTCTCGCCGGATCGGGAAAATTTGCAGGTCACGGAGCTATTTCCGGGATTTTTATAAACGCCGGCAATAATGTTAAAAACGCTAAGAACTATTAGCGGCGTTTACAAAACGCCGGGAACTATTCCCAATACTGACAGTCGTGGCGTTTACTATGAACACCAGGGAAAACTACGGAAAGACTTTTGCCGGGGTTTATTTCACTTTTGCCGCCAAGATTTCTTGTAGTGCGAAGAGAAAATTGAGACCGATGTCGATGGGTTGAGGATAAATTGGAGTAGTACAGGTCTCTCTATCATAAACGTGAACTTCAAAGTTGGAGTCTTTCTTCGATGGAAATGTTTTGTTGTGTAAATAGTTCTCTAACGACTTCTCTCTATTTAAACTTGGAATACAACTATTATGTGGTGAAGCAGTATGTCGGAGCACCACTTGGCGGTGCGTCAAAActattcaataatttttccGGTTGTACAATTATTATGTGGTAAAGAGGTATGTTGAGAATTCACAAATCGTTTCTTGACACGTGGTGTTGAGTCTATTGCTCGATTGTCGTATGATTCGAACTCAATGTTGGATGGATTGGGCTTGTTCTGGTCGAAAACTATACATGAATTTGTACATTTGTTGCGCACAAGTGAATCTCATTCACAAGAGCTAGCTCCTAATGACAATTGTAGTTACACATCTTGTTGTGTACTCGTTTCACACAACACAACATGCTTACATGATATTGTATCATTCGATACTGAGCTTACGAAGTAACAAGAGCCACACACACAATGACACAAATTCTTCTACGCACACACGTGACTCACAAAAAAGACTCAACAATTACAATGATATGCTAACCAAATTGTGAAATAAAAGCCATACGTTTTATTCAACAAACTTCATTAAACTTTCTCAATTTATTCCATTGCAGCCCAAATCATCCAACTAGGAAAATCATATTCAAATCTAAGAATCCcctagtttattttttctttctaaggACATGTAGCTACACGGTTTGGGAGTGCTACGGTGCTGTAGCAAGGGCACTCCTCCTTGTTCCCAGAGGTGCCTGATGGAACACAAAAACACCTAAAACAACATTGTTCGCATATGAGCTCACAATCATAGGGTATGTCGGCCTTGGAACACCGAAAGTCACATGCCGGATAGCAATCTATCATGAAAAAAACATCACGTTAGTAAACTACTAATTTTATCAACAATAGACAACAAAAAGGGGAAGGGGTGAGGAGTCCAATAAGTTTGGAATATCCTACCATTCCTTTTGTTGGGTTTGTCCAGTTGTGTATTATAACATGGAAAATGTTAAGTCGATAAAAACATCGATAGCCACATATTCGTTGTAGATATGACCTCAACGAGTAACTATATATTGACGTTCGATCGATTTTTCATATTATTTAACCACTCGACAAACCAACGGAATGAAATGGTTTGGAGTAAATCGCAAAACTTAAAAATTAGCTCCTGTTGAACCGTGTATATAGtgagatcatttttcctaatatCAATTCACCACAGCATACTACCATGTGTTAGTATAAGGTGATATCACTATATATCatgttgattattttttctcttcaattagaatagggaaaatgacggctaaggacgtgttttaataatta
The sequence above is a segment of the Rhododendron vialii isolate Sample 1 chromosome 13a, ASM3025357v1 genome. Coding sequences within it:
- the LOC131313805 gene encoding gibberellin-regulated protein 12-like — protein: MVNLSSDCPAACDYRCSKADYHRKACLMFCNLCCNKCLCVPSGTYGNKEECPCYNNWKTKEGGPKCP
- the LOC131313607 gene encoding gibberellin-regulated protein 12-like — translated: MAGYSRLQFIFFLFLLASMCAVQVSMAGGKGSIKKLRDCYPACDFRCSKADIPYDCELICEQCCFRCFCVPSGTSGNKEECPCYSTVALPNRVATCP